From Spea bombifrons isolate aSpeBom1 chromosome 6, aSpeBom1.2.pri, whole genome shotgun sequence, a single genomic window includes:
- the ELFN2 gene encoding protein phosphatase 1 regulatory subunit 29 has product MLVDSIMSCRWLLFSITVFFWYLPPGAQSDCWLIEGDKGYVWLAICSQNQPPYETIPQHINSTVHDLRLNENKLKIIGYSSLSRFGNLTDLNLTKNEISYIEEGAFLGQSNLLILQLGYNKLTNLSEGMLRGMPRLQFLFVQHNLIEVVTPNAFSECLSLISIDLSSNRITKLDSNTFVGLQALMVCELAGNPFHCGCELYGFLDWLVMFNNVTRNYDRLQCESPREFAGYLLLSPKPHHSRNAITVLQASCRNGGYLSLPRERPTPLIPDSQHELEENSGFSPGDFFPSEPTTPSTTNTSASPSIDIHHVTGNSATLIVTIPNPYNRMYILVQYNNSFIYDVTTLKHKKEYITLDKLKPHANYTFCVASIRNTKRYNHTCLFLATRTRDKEELTPNTSTTTHYIMTILGCLFGMVIILGVVYYCLRKKRMQEEKKKSLNVKKTILEMRYGSDVDPCIGSHSSQKLSEHPIPISRISSLPTSVAGLGSGGEKGLGSKPMNAQMGTPKGPKGTNYMEVRSGEGLERGQRRMSGGDDDEEDFRELDNGEGSASEISTIAKEVDKVNQIINNCIDALKLDTASFLGGGDPELGYDCQSIPASSSGHLERLSFLSPPYKEGVHPLQRQLSADAATVAKKRCSISSSGSIKSARVFSLDVPDQSLKCDSKYIEKSSPLNSPLDRLPLVSSAGVHHLDVKPSYHCSEHRHSFPALYYEESADTLSQRVSFLKPLSRSKRDSSYSQLSPRHHFSGYSSSPEYSTENTHKIWERFRPYKKHTREEVYIAAGHALRKKVQFAKGEDLHDILDYWKGVSAQQKL; this is encoded by the coding sequence ATGCTTGTTGACAGCATCATGTCATGCCGGTGGTTATTGTTCTCAATAACTGTTTTCTTCTGGTACCTCCCACCAGGGGCACAAAGTGATTGCTGGCTAATCGAGGGCGATAAAGGTTATGTCTGGCTGGCTATCTGCAGCCAGAACCAGCCCCCATATGAgaccatccctcagcatattaATAGCACAGTTCACGACCTCCGgcttaatgaaaacaaattaaaaattattgGGTACTCCTCTCTCTCACGCTTTGGAAACTTAACAGACTTGAACTTGACCAAAAATGAGATATCTTACATTGAAGAAGGAGCCTTCTTGGGACAATCCAACCTACTGATCCTTCAGCTGGGTTATAATAAGTTGACAAACCTATCTGAGGGAATGCTTAGGGGAATGCCTAGGCTACAGTTCCTTTTTGTTCAGCACAATCTAATTGAGGTGGTGACACCAAATGCTTTTTCTGAATGCTTAAGCCTGATTAGCATTGACTTGTCCTCAAACCGAATTACAAAGCTAGACAGTAATACTTTTGTTGGTCTCCAGGCATTGATGGTGTGTGAGCTGGCAGGGAACCCTTTCCACTGTGGATGTGAACTTTATGGATTTCTTGATTGGCTGGTCATGTTCAATAATGTCACACGAAATTATGATCGTCTGCAGTGTGAAAGTCCACGGGAATTTGCTGGCTATCTGCTGCTTAGCCCAAAGCCCCACCACAGCCGAAATGCCATTACTGTTCTTCAGGCTAGCTGTAGAAATGGGGGTTACTTGTCATTGCCACGGGAAAGGCCTACCCCTCTTATTCCTGATTCCCAGCATGAACTAGAAGAGAACTCTGGTTTTAGCCctggagatttttttccatCAGAGCCCACAACTCCATCTACCACCAACACATCTGCAAGTCCGTCTATTGATATTCATCATGTAACAGGGAACTCAGCCACACTTATTGTCACCATTCCAAATCCATACAATAGGATGTATATACTGGTACAGTATAATAACAGCTTTATATATGATGTAACAACCTTGAAACACAAGAAGGAATATATTACGTTAGACAAGTTAAAGCCTCATGCTAACTACACCTTCTGTGTAGCTTCGATTCGCAACACAAAACGCTACAACCATACATGTCTTTTCCTCGCCACCCGAACAAGAGACAAAGAGGAATTGACACCCAATACTTCTACAACCACTCACTACATCATGACTATATTGGGCTGTCTCTTTGGCATGGTCATAATTCTGGGAGTCGTATACTATTGCCTTAGGAAAAAGCGAATGcaagaggagaagaagaagtCACTTAATGTCAAGAAAACTATTCTAGAGATGCGGTATGGTTCAGATGTTGATCCTTGCATTGGATCTCATTCCTCACAGAAGTTGTCAGAACACCCCATTCCCATCTCTCGCATATCTTCACTACCAACATCTGTTGCAGGTCTAGGAAGTGGAGGGGAAAAGGGGTTAGGCTCTAAGCCAATGAATGCTCAAATGGGTACACCAAAAGGTCCAAAAGGAACAAATTACATGGAGGTACGTAGTGGGGAAGGCCTAGAGAGAGGTCAGCGGAGGATGTCAGGAGGAGATGACGATGAGGAAGATTTTCGTGAACTGGATAATGGTGAAGGATCAGCATCTGAGATATCAACAATTGCTAAAGAGGTGGACAAGGTTAACCAGATCATCAATAACTGCATTGATGCCCTTAAATTAGACACTGCTTCTTTTTTAGGGGGAGGGGACCCGGAGTTGGGCTACGACTGCCAGTCCATTCCAGCCAGTTCTTCGGGTCACTTGGAAAGATTGAGCTTCCTCTCTCCTCCATACAAAGAGGGCGTGCACCCTCTTCAGCGCCAGCTGAGTGCCGATGCTGCAACAGTTGCCAAGAAACGTTGCAGCATTTCATCTAGTGGCTCTATCAAGAGTGCTCGAGTCTTCAGTCTTGATGTACCTGACCAGTCTCTAAAATGTGACTCCAAATATATTGAAAAGAGCAGCCCTCTCAACAGTCCCCTTGACCGCCTTCCTCTTGTGTCCTCTGCTGGGGTCCACCACTTGGATGTCAAGCCTTCCTACCACTGTAGTGAGCATCGCCACTCCTTCCCTGCCCTCTATTATGAGGAAAGTGCAGATACACTCAGCCAAAGGGTGAGCTTCCTGAAGCCTCTTTCTCGTTCCAAAAGAGACTCTAGCTACTCTCAACTCTCCCCAAGACATCATTTCTCTGGCTATTCCTCCAGTCCAGAGTACTCAACTGAAAATACTCACAAGATCTGGGAGCGCTTCCGTCcctataaaaaacacacacggGAAGAAGTCTACATAGCTGCTGGACATGCTCTACGCAAAAAGGTCCAGTTTGCCAAGGGAGAGGACTTGCATGATATATTGGATTACTGGAAGGGGGTGTCTGCACAACAAAAACTGTGA